The Bryobacteraceae bacterium genome includes a window with the following:
- a CDS encoding acyl-CoA dehydrogenase, which produces MPPYHGFDYLLIDSLLSDEEKLVRQTTRQWVEDRVIPIIKDCYNQGRFPSELIPEMGEMGFLGANIEGYGAAGMSNVEYGLIMQELERGDSGLRSFASVQGALVMFPILAYGSEEQKKKYLPKLAAGEMVGCFGLTEPGFGSNPGGMTTTAVRDGDSWVLNGEKTWITNGTAAHLAVVWARTEEGIRGFLVEQGTPGYRASDIHGKLSMRASVTSSLSFADCRVPESMRLPGAVGLKAALSCLSQARYGIGWGVLGPAMECLEVARQYSVERKQFDNRPIASHQLVQEKLAWMATEITKGQLLALHCGRLKDQGRLDFAHISMLKRNNVAIALDCARIARDLLGANGIVDDYPVMRHMCNLESVKTYEGTDHIHTLVIGERLTGVAAYK; this is translated from the coding sequence ATGCCCCCGTACCACGGCTTTGACTATCTCCTGATCGACTCCCTGTTGAGCGACGAAGAGAAGCTGGTCCGCCAGACGACGCGGCAATGGGTGGAGGACCGCGTCATTCCCATCATCAAGGACTGCTACAACCAGGGCCGTTTTCCCTCCGAGCTGATTCCGGAGATGGGGGAAATGGGCTTTCTGGGCGCCAACATCGAAGGCTACGGGGCGGCCGGCATGTCCAACGTCGAGTACGGACTCATCATGCAGGAACTTGAGCGCGGCGACTCCGGTCTGCGCAGCTTCGCCTCCGTCCAGGGGGCGCTCGTCATGTTCCCCATCCTCGCCTACGGCAGCGAGGAGCAGAAGAAGAAATACCTGCCGAAGCTCGCCGCGGGCGAGATGGTCGGCTGCTTCGGCCTCACCGAACCCGGTTTCGGCTCGAACCCCGGCGGCATGACGACCACGGCCGTGCGGGACGGGGATTCGTGGGTGCTCAACGGCGAGAAGACCTGGATTACCAACGGCACGGCCGCGCATCTGGCCGTCGTCTGGGCGCGCACGGAAGAGGGCATCCGCGGCTTTCTCGTCGAGCAGGGCACGCCCGGCTACCGCGCCTCCGACATCCACGGCAAGCTCTCCATGCGCGCCTCGGTCACTTCCTCGCTTTCCTTCGCCGACTGCCGCGTGCCGGAATCGATGCGCCTGCCCGGCGCCGTTGGCCTCAAGGCCGCGCTCTCCTGCCTCTCTCAGGCGCGCTACGGCATCGGCTGGGGCGTCCTCGGTCCGGCCATGGAGTGCCTGGAAGTAGCTCGCCAGTATTCGGTCGAACGCAAGCAGTTCGACAACCGCCCCATCGCCTCCCATCAGCTGGTGCAGGAGAAGCTCGCCTGGATGGCCACCGAGATCACCAAGGGCCAGCTGCTCGCCCTGCACTGCGGGCGCCTGAAAGACCAGGGCAGGCTCGACTTCGCCCACATCTCGATGCTCAAGCGCAACAACGTCGCCATCGCGCTCGACTGCGCCCGGATCGCCCGCGACCTGCTCGGCGCCAACGGCATCGTCGACGACTATCCGGTCATGCGCCACATGTGCAATCTCGAGTCGGTCAAGACGTACGAGGGCACGGACCACATCCACACGCTGGTCATCGGGGAGCGCCTGACAGGCGTCGCCGCCTACAAGTAA
- a CDS encoding glutathione peroxidase — translation MSALAASSIYEFTLKTIDGAPAPLKQYQGKVVLIVNVASRCGYTPQYAGLEQLYRKYKDRGFVIIGVPANNFGGQEPGTDAEIKEFCTRKYDVTFPMMSKVSVKGSDMTPLYQFLTSSAGGDVKWNFTKFLVGKDGKVIGRFEPGVKPDAPELIAAIEKAL, via the coding sequence ATGTCCGCCCTGGCTGCTTCTTCCATCTACGAATTCACCCTGAAGACGATCGATGGCGCGCCTGCGCCCCTGAAGCAGTATCAGGGCAAGGTGGTTCTGATCGTCAACGTGGCCAGCCGGTGCGGCTACACGCCGCAGTATGCGGGTCTCGAGCAGCTCTACCGCAAATACAAGGACCGCGGGTTCGTCATCATCGGCGTGCCGGCGAACAACTTCGGCGGTCAGGAGCCGGGCACGGACGCGGAGATCAAGGAATTCTGCACGCGGAAATACGACGTGACCTTCCCGATGATGTCGAAGGTGTCGGTGAAGGGCAGCGACATGACGCCGCTGTATCAGTTCCTGACGTCGAGCGCCGGCGGCGACGTGAAGTGGAACTTCACCAAGTTTCTGGTCGGCAAGGACGGCAAGGTGATCGGCCGCTTCGAGCCGGGCGTGAAGCCGGATGCGCCGGAGCTGATCGCAGCCATCGAGAAAGCCCTGTAA